One segment of Neoarius graeffei isolate fNeoGra1 chromosome 20, fNeoGra1.pri, whole genome shotgun sequence DNA contains the following:
- the LOC132869118 gene encoding 1-acylglycerol-3-phosphate O-acyltransferase ABHD5-like, which translates to MDRARRDYTVCRQRWWWFSGWLPSWCPTSPSHLRNAEDRILCPLTHSFSRRHVPISNGNYIWTLSCNETHDSESSQVPVVLLHGFGGGVGLWVKNLAALALSGRTVYALDLLGFGQSSRPMAGSHAQEAEEKFVQSLEEWREAVGVELLILLGHDLGAFVSTAYALTHPHRVKHLILVDPWGFSERPEGQEFRYRIPMWATALGKAMNLLNPLSLLRLAGPLGPLLLQTLRSDFKQKYSSLFDDDTVPDYLYHLNAQTPSGETAFKNMTVPYGWAQRPMMQRMGTINPTIPISIICGSRSCIDDQSGHAIRKLRPNSQTDIIVIRGAGHYVFADQSEDFNEVVLKICADVKNEGEASVEKTEKWKEKGEE; encoded by the exons ATGGACAGAGCAAGACGCGACTATACAGTGTGCAGACAGCG ATGGTGGTGGTTCTCTGGCTGGTTGCCCTCCTGGTGCCCCACGTCACCGTCTCATCTCAGAAACGCCGAGGACAGAATTCTCTGCC CTCTCACACACAGCTTCAGCCGACGACATGTTCCGATATCTAACGGGAACTACATCTGGACCCTGAGCTGTAATGAGACTCACGATTCTGAGAGTTCTCAGGTCCCGGTGGTGCTGCTGCATGGGTTTGGGGGTGGAGTGGGATTGTGGGTAAAGAACCTGGCTGCTCTGGCTCTAAGCGGGAGAACCGTGTACGCTCTGGACCTGCTGGGCTTCGGCCAGAGCAGCCGACCCATGGCAGGCAGCCACGCCCAGgaagctgaggagaagtttgtccAATCGCTGGAGGAGTGGCGGGAGGCAGTAGGGGTGGAGCTTCTGATTTTGTTGGGTCATGACCTTGGAGCGTTCGTCTCCACTGCGTACGCTCTGACACACCCACACAG AGTGAAGCACCTGATCCTGGTGGATCCATGGGGATTCTCAGAAAGGCCCGAGGGGCAGGAGTTCCGCTACAGGATCCCCATGTGGGCCACAGCTCTGGGAAAAGCAATGAACCTGCTCAACCCCCTCTCGCTGCTCAGACTGGCAGGCCCACTGg gtccTTTGTTGCTACAGACTCTCAGGTCAGACTTTAAACAGAAATATTCGTCTCTCTTTGATGATGATACTGTACCTGATTACCTTTACCATCTTAATGCACAAACACCCAG TGGAGAGACAGCATTCAAGAACATGACCGTCCCGTACGGCTGGGCCCAGCGCCCCATGATGCAACGTATGGGAACGATCAATCCCACAATCCCAATTTCCATCATTTGTGGCTCCCGCTCCTGCATCGATGACCAATCAGGACACGCCATTCGCAAGttgcgacccaactcacagacagACATTATT GTCATCAGAGGGGCGGGGCATTATGTGTTTGCAGACCAATCAGAAGATTTCAACGAGGTCGTACTGAAGATATGCGCAGATGTGAAGAATGAAGGAGAGGCCTCAGTGGAAAAGACTGAAAAATGGAAAGAGAAAGGGGAAGAGTGA
- the rpl14 gene encoding 60S ribosomal protein L14 isoform X2, giving the protein MVFKRFVEIGRVAYVAFGPHEGKLVAIVDVIDQNRALVDGPCTGVRRQAMPFKCMQLTDYVIKVPHSARQKFVRRAWEKAEISQKWAESSWAKKIQAREKRAKMTDFDRFKVMKAKKMRNKIIKHEVKKLQKAAAAAAKKA; this is encoded by the exons GTGTTCAAGCGCTTCGTCGAAATCGGCCGCGTCGCCTACGTCGCCTTTGGTCCCCATGAAGGCAAACTGGTGGCCATCGTAGATGTGATTGATCAGAACAGG gcgctggtggacggtCCCTGCACTGGTGTCAGGAGGCAGGCCATGCCCTTCAAGTGCATGCAGCTCACCGATTACGTCATCAAAGTTCCTCACAG CGCTCGTCAGAAGTTTGTGAGGCGCGCCTGGGAGAAAGCCGAGATCAGCCAGAAGTGGGCCGAGAGCAGCTGGGCCAAGAAAATCCAAGCCAgagaaaag AGGGCCAAGATGACTGACTTCGATCGCTTCAAGGTCATGAAGGCCAAGAAAATG AGGAACAAGATCATCAAGCACGAGGTGAAGAAACTCCAGAAAGCTGCAGCCGCTGCAGCAAAAAAGGCTTAA
- the rpl14 gene encoding 60S ribosomal protein L14 isoform X1 has product MVFKRFVEIGRVAYVAFGPHEGKLVAIVDVIDQNRALVDGPCTGVRRQAMPFKCMQLTDYVIKVPHSARQKFVRRAWEKAEISQKWAESSWAKKIQAREKRAKMTDFDRFKVMKAKKMRNKIIKHEVKKLQKAAAAAAKKA; this is encoded by the exons ATG GTGTTCAAGCGCTTCGTCGAAATCGGCCGCGTCGCCTACGTCGCCTTTGGTCCCCATGAAGGCAAACTGGTGGCCATCGTAGATGTGATTGATCAGAACAGG gcgctggtggacggtCCCTGCACTGGTGTCAGGAGGCAGGCCATGCCCTTCAAGTGCATGCAGCTCACCGATTACGTCATCAAAGTTCCTCACAG CGCTCGTCAGAAGTTTGTGAGGCGCGCCTGGGAGAAAGCCGAGATCAGCCAGAAGTGGGCCGAGAGCAGCTGGGCCAAGAAAATCCAAGCCAgagaaaag AGGGCCAAGATGACTGACTTCGATCGCTTCAAGGTCATGAAGGCCAAGAAAATG AGGAACAAGATCATCAAGCACGAGGTGAAGAAACTCCAGAAAGCTGCAGCCGCTGCAGCAAAAAAGGCTTAA